The Lepus europaeus isolate LE1 chromosome 5, mLepTim1.pri, whole genome shotgun sequence genome includes the window ACGAATACCCCGCTTTGAGGAAGTGGAAGAAGAGCCGGAGGTGATCCCTGGGCCTCCATCAGAGAGCCCTGGCATGCTGACCAAGCTCCAGGTGGGTAACTAAGGCCTAGAAGCAAAGTGATTTTATAAGTTGAAGAAGCAAAAGTTGCATGGGTTCCTATTTACTGTGATCTTGTCTCAAATTAGTGATTAGCACTTGGGggatttttattttctgctttatgTTTTAGCATTCCTTGGTTTAACCAGGAATATTCTAGTTAAGGGTTATTGAAATTGCCTGCTGTGTGGCAAACAAGATATGTGGCATATATCTACCTCATTTTGTCATTGAGAAAATTAAGTTCTCAGAACTCAGGTTGATGATAGAGAAGAATTTCCAACTATAACTCAAAGAAGGTATCAATCTATAAATAACGTCAAATTGAGTTCGTATTTCTTCAGCAAGAAGTACCTGTTTTTTAAATAGGCACTGTTGAACAATTTTGATACTACAtaagtaataaatatttcttgtaccatttaaaattttgagggaggccagtgttgtaaAGCTGTTGCCCAGTAGGGGCAccacttcatgtcccagctatgccacttctgatccagctccctgctaatggcctgggaaaagtagcagaagatggcccaagtgcttgagcccttgcctcTTATGCGGGAGACCTGAAcgaaggtcctggctcccagctttggccttgctcagtcctggccattgcagccacttggggagtgaaacagtggatagaagacctgtctctctgtctctcccactccctctctgtaactctttcaaaaaaatgtaataaaattttgagggaaggaatagaatacacagatacacatggatggatggatttgtATTCATGTGTGATATTTCTGGAAAAAGTGAAATTGATGATGCATTTTATGGAGAATGGGGATGGGAGGATTCACAATATACCCTTTTGTAACTTCGAATTTTAAACAGTGAattgtcttcagaaagttcattgaaaattcgtattatgaaaaaaaaatcttgagcatggatttttttttttaatttttatttattttttgacaggcagagtggatagtgagagagagagacagagagaaaggtcttcctttttgccgttggttcaccctccaatggccgctgcggccggcgcatcgcgctgatccaaagcttggagccaggtgcttctcctggtctcccatggggtgcagggcctaaggacttgggccatcctccactgccttcccgggccatagcagagagctggcctggaagaggggcaaccggcatagaatccggtgccccaactgggactagaacccggtgtgccggcgccacaaggcggaggattagcctgttaagccacggcgccggcctaaagcatggatttcaaaagtgtttttgcacctaaacaaacttaccttttaattccattttctttttaagattttatttgagaggtagagttatagacagagagagggagagacagagacaaaggtcttccatacactggttcactccccaaatggccacaatggccagagctgcgctgatccggagccaggagcttcttctgggtctcccacgtgagtgcaggggctcaagcacttggtccatcttctgttgctttcccaggccacagtggagagctggatcagaagaggagcagcgggacttgaatcagcatccatatgggatgccagcactgcaggtggaggctttacctactatgccacacagcactggccccttaattccattttctattaacttcttGAAGCCaccttatatataaatatatcagctaataaaaaaagttaaaaacaaattttaaaaaagaccttAAAGTACCTTGAGAGTAGGTTTTTAGAAAATGTGAAAAGAGTTATTAGCCCATACCCTCAAAGTTTATCATTCTGAACTTCTTTAGGACAGAAGAAGGGGTTTATTGAGACACTAAGGGACAGCTCTCTGCACCATCATCTGTgttccaggagcttggaattccatccaggtctcccacatggatggcaggacccaagcacttgggccatcttccactgctttcccaggcacattagcagggagttgaatcacaagcagagtagctgggactccagctgttTTTCCAGCACTGaggtataggatgctggcattgcagatgacagcataacctgctgtgccacaacagtgaCCttgcagagtcttttttttttttaagatttttattttattttattttaaaggcagagtaacagagagaaaaggaaagacagctttaatctgctggttcactccccaaatagctgcaacagccgggactgggccaggccaaagccaggaaccaagagcttcttcccattttctcacatgggtgcaagggtccaagtacttgggccatcctccactgctctcccaggcacataagcagggagcaggattggaagtggagcagcccatatggagtgcccatatgggatgttgtgcagcagcttaactcactatgccacagggccagcgcctccctctctcccctccctcatgCAGAGTCTCAATTACAAAGCTGTATTACTACATAACATGCCAGTCTTGCCTTGGGAAAATGGGTTGAACATCTATAGTGCTCAGCTATTTAAGATTATCTTTACTAAATTTTGTAATCTGTGATGCAGGCAAAATAGGGTGGAGTCACTTAGAAAGTTTTAAGTTTCTAGATCTGAAATCTTTATGGGCTTTGGAGCCTGCTTGGGAGAAATTAAtgttttttcaattctttttcccCTGGAGAACAGATCAAACAGATGATGGAGGCAGCGACAAGACAAAtcgaagaaagaaaaaagcagctGAGCTTTATTAGCCCCCCTACACCTCAGGTACTGTGCCCTGATTAAGAAGAAGAATCTTTAACACAGAGTTTCTTGCCAATTCAGAAGAAGCTCACGTTTCACTCCGTGGTCATCTACCCCAGTCTGCCACCCatgatgtgtgttgtgtgtaacTGTCTGCTTGTCTCAATCCCTCTCattgctttttctctgtctcacagCCAAAGACTCCTTCTTCCTCCCAACCAGAGCGACTTCCAATTGGCAACACTATTCAACCCTCCCAGGCTGCCACTTTCATGAATGATGCCATTGAGAAGGCAAGGAAAGCAGCTGAACTACAAGCTCGAATCCAAGCCCAGCTGGCACTGAAGCCAGGTCTCATTGGCAATGCTAACATGGTGGGCCTGGCTAATCTGCATGCCATGGGCATTGCTCCCCCGTGAGTATCTCATGGAATCCCTTTTCATTCTAAAGCCAGAGAAGTAATAAATACCTTAGAGTGTTACTTATTCTCTTATTCCAAAGAATCTAAATCCTATTTATAATGTCCTTTTTCTTATATATGAATGATAAGTATCAGCTGAACTTcttctcttgttttccttttataattGGTAGAACTGAGATTAAGATTATTCAtctaaggccggcaccgtggcttaacaggctaatcctctgccttgcggcgccggcacaccaggttctagtcccggtcagggcgccggattctatcccggttgcccctcttccacgccagctctctgctatggcccgggaaggcagtggaggatggcccaagtgcttgggccctgcacccgcatgggagaccaggagaagcacctggctcctggcttcggatcagcgcgatgcgccggccgcagtggccattggagggtgaaccaatggcaaaggaagacctttctctctgtctctctctctcactatccactctgcctgttaaaaaaaaaaaaaaaaaaaaaagattattcatcTAGTATTGGAGGTAGGAGTAGAACTGGGTCTCTTGGTTTCTCAGAGTTTTATCCATTAAGCAACACTGAATGATACCATGACTTCTGATtaatctggcatcccataactGACTCAAGAATTGCAGTGTAGAGAAAGATAAGAttacaagtttttgttttgtttttaatatttatttgaaaaggagagacagagaacttccatcccgctggtttactctccaaatggccacaatgcgtGGGGCTggtcctatccaaagccaggagccagtaacttcttccgggtcttccacgtgggtgcagaggcccaagcacttgggcaatcttctgctgctttcccagtgcattagtagggggctggatcagaagtagagcaggggccggcgctgtggcatagtgggtaaagctgctgcctgcagtgccagcatcccccatgagtgctggttcgagtcccagctgctctacttctgatccagatatctgctatggcctggggaagcagtagaagatggcccaagtccttgggctcctgcacctgagtgggaagacgtgcaggaaactcctggttcctggcttcggatcgacacagctctggctgttgcggccatctagggagtgaaccagtggatggaagacttctctgtctctgcctctccttctttctctgtgtagctctgactttcaaataaataaatctttaaaaaaaaaaaaaaaaaagtggaacatctaggacttgaactggtgcccatatgggatgctggagctgcaggtggctatgtcacagcactggcccaagattACAAATTCTGCCAAAAGAATTTGTAAATTCATATTTGATTGTACCTTATATTCAGTTTAATCAAAATGTTTGATGTGTTTAATCATAAGGTTTTTCACTGATGAGATTATGTTCCCCCAGAATTATTTTACCTAATTGTAGTTTGGACTGTAGTTTTGGGCTGTAGtttgttttatctatttgctGTTGAACTGCTTTAATATTCGATAACAGGATTTGTTTCTTTGTGGACTCTTTCAGGAAAGTAGAGTTAAAAGACCAAACAAAACCTACACCACTAATCCTAGATGAACAAGGTCGCACTGTGGATGCGACAGGCAAGGAGATTGAGCTAACACATCGAATGCCTACCCTGAAGGCCAATATTCGTGCTGTGAAGAGGGAACAGTTCAAGCAACAGCTAAAAGAAAAGCCATCTGAAGACATGGAGTCCAATACCTTTTTTGACCCTCGAGTCTCAATTGCCCCTTCCCAGCGCCAGAGACGTACTTTTAAATTTCATGACAAGGGCAAATTTGAGAAGATTGCTCAACGATTACGGACAAAGGTATTGGCTTAAAGTGTAACCCAGAATTTTGAAGAATTTAGGAGACTAACAAAAACATATTGCCATGGTcagcgttgtagcacagtggtttaagctgccacttgcaatgctggcatcccatatcagagtgccagtttgagtcctagctgctctgcttctagttcAGCTCGtgaagttttgggctcctggcttcagcctggacaacccccagccattacagccatttgggggtgaaccagcagatggaaattctttctttcctgactcgtttgctctgccttttaaataaataaacattttttaaaaaatcaaaaatgttGTCAACCCAGTTCTCCATGTTTTAGGAAATTACATAAATAGATGAATTGagcaatgaataatttttaataaatttctttctGGAATACTTGATTTTTAGCCGATTTCCCTTTCTAACTACTTCCTACTTAAATGGAAATAAACTGGGTTTTAAAATCCTCCACACACAATTGACAGTGGAGGGAAAGAATTGGAAACCCTCTGGGTGACTGAGGAGAGCTCACCTGGCAGTAACTTGTATTACAGACAATCCACACACTTGGAGAGTTGAATTGACTGTGCAGTTCCTTTTGCCTTTTCCTGTTTGACATTTTAAAGTAAAGTTTCATAGAATTTCATTCCTGTATGTTTGCTACAGATATACACTGAAAAGAAGAGTGTTGGGGATGAGATGAATTTAAATGAATTCTAAGTCAAGGATAAAATCAGGAAGAATAGCTTTTGAGTTCCCAGAAATTATCAACTAGTTATATTAagtataaagagttcaacagaatGTTTGAAAATTTGGGATTCTGCCactccctgttttcttttttttattttgtaaattttatttgtttattttattttattttttttaataattttttttttttatttgacaggcagagtggatagtgagagagagagacagagagaaaggtcttccttttgccgttggttcacactccaatggccactgcggccggcgcatcgcgctgatccgaagccaggagccaggtgcttctcctggtctcccatgcggatgcaaggcccaaggacttgggccatcctccactgccttcccgggccatagcagagagctggcctggaagaggggcaaccgggatagaatccggcgccctgaccgggactagaacccggtgtgccagcgccgcaaggcggaggattagcctgttaagccacggcgccggccttatttgtttattttaatttatttgaaaggcagtgagggagagagaatcttccatctattggttcactccccaaatgtccacaacagctagaattatgcaaggccaaagccaggagattggaactccatctgtgtttaccatgtgggtgccagagacccaaatacttgagctgtcaactactgccttccagggtgcactttAGAAGGAAgcctgtattggaagtggaaccagggactcaaaccagtgcactcTGGtggtataggatgtgggcactcTAAACGGCATCTTAACCACGCATCAGACACCCGCCCTACACTTCCCTATTTTCTGACTCCAATTTATCTTCCTGTCTTGgtttatcttttctttaggctCAACTGGAGAAGCTTCAAGCAGAGATCTCACAGGCAGCTCGAAAAACAGGCATCCATACTTCAACTAGGCTTGCTCTCATTGCTCCCAAGAAGGAGTTAAAGGAAGGAGATATTCCTGAAATCGAGTGGTGGGACTCTTACATCATCCCCAATGGCTTTGACCTGTGAGTTTGTTAGTTAATTACTTTTAATGGGTGAGATGGTACTTCCTGcataaaatacagtttttaaatctGAAGGAAATAGGTAGCTATATACCATCTAGGTAGCTACATATAATCTCATATATATAAGTTATTtgttatttacatttataaaatatttttagtttcttgggTTAATGTAGGAAAATTAGgggtataaataatattttaaagatccataaattttctttttgcttttcttgcaCATTTGCTTTTGgcatatttgttttcttaattttattttttgctacatAATATATTTCTTTAACTACTGCAAGCCAGGCATGCACCCTGcaacatttatatttcttaaagattcagTTATAATAGAGCAGATATTCTTACTTGATGGGAAAGACAACTGTAAATAAAGCAGATAATACAAACTTAAAGAACTTTAACTGTATCTGCTCCCTCACTCTGACACATGACTTTGGGAGACTGTCTCAGCCTTACTCTTGCTTTGTCAACCACTGTCCAGGGGACTTACTGCTGAAACAATGTGATTTCCTATTGGGGATGTTAGGGTAGAAACGAGGTAGAAATGACTGGAATGGGGAGTGCATCCAACGTCTGAGGGACCAGTTTTCTCACTGTGAAATGGCATGTAATAGatatataaatactaaaaaaatacaagaacACATAATGAAGAATAGATTTTTACATTGTGTTTCTGAGACTGTTAGAGTCACATCTACCCATATATCTTgtgttctcttcctcctccaaTTTTAGTACAGAGGAAAATCCCAAGAGAGAAGATTATTTTGGAATCACAAATCTTGTTGAACATCCAGCCCAGCTCAATCCTCCAGGTAATGTATAGATTACTCAGCTGAAGGGTCTACTGCAGCATTATGCAATAGGACTTTATGTGATGATGGACATGCTCTCTGTGTTGTGCAAAACATCAGCCACTCTCTTGATTATTGAGCACTAAAAACTAAGTTGCACTATTTTGACTGAGAAACTGTATTTTTAGATGTATtcagttttaattaatttaaattcaaGTACTACATGTGGCTCTTGGCTACCATACTTGGCAgtgcagctccagagcactgagCCTTGGTCTGCAGATGGCCTCACTGATGTGTATTGTAAATTGGGCTTTGTTGGGTTTCTAACTCCAACTCGAGTCTTGTGTATTCCTCTATACTCCTGCCCATCTTAAATATTCTTTGTCTTtggcctttattttcttttttttttttttttgacagacagagtggatagtgagagagagagacagagagaaaggtcttcctttttgccattggttaaccctccaatggccgctgcggccggcgcatctcgctgatccgaagccaagagccaggtgcttctcctggtctcccatgcgggtgcagggcccaaggacttgggccatcctccactgccttcctgggccatagcagagagctggcctggaagaggggcaaccgggatagaatccggcgccctgaccaggactagaacccggtgtgccggcgccgcaaggcagaggattagcctgttaagcccggcgccagctctttttctttttgtagtaaAAGTCTATTGGTTCAAACAAGAGAGATAGGTTTTAATTGTGGCTGTGTTTTTAACTAGCTGGATGCCTTGAGTAAGTCACTTAGACCACTGGAATTTCCTCATTGTAGAGATAATAACTTACATGCCTTCTTCAAGGGTTCAGCAGTGACAGATGTTAtgccacagtggttaagtcacctctTTGAGCACTTGAaaccaatatcagagtgcctgggttcaagtccctgctctgttttcaattctagcttcctgctagtgtgcactctgggaggcaacagaggatggctcaagtgtttgggtccctgccacccatgtgggagaccattaTGGAATCCTGGGCTTCTGGCTTAGCCTTAGCAGTTATgggatgaactagcagatggatcgtctttctttctctctgcctttgaagtaaatagatctttaaaaagaaaagaaaaaaaaatatttatttacttatttgaggagcagagttacaaacagaggaaggagagacaaagataggtcttccatctactggttcactccccaaatggccgcaacagctggagccgggctgatccgaagtcaggagcttcttctggatctcctatgcaagtgcaggggtccaagcacttgggccatcgtccgctgctttcccaggccatagcagagagctagattggaagaggagcagctgggacatgaactggagctcatatgtgatgccggcaccgcaggctggaggtttaacctactgcgccacagcactggcacccatagAAAGGTTCTTTACATTTTGGAaattggattttcagattagggatgcttgcctgggtctcccatttgggtgttcGTTTCAAATGATTGAGTTAATGTACTATGAGAATGcagattttggggctggtgccgtggctcacttggttaatcctccacctgcggcgccagcatcccgtatgggcgccgggttctagtccggttgctcctcttccagtccagctctctgctgtggcccgggagggcagtggaagatggcccaagtgcttgtgcccctacacccgcatgggagaccagggagaagcacctggctcctggcttcggacccgtgcagctccggccattgcagccatttggggaatgaaccaacggaaaggaagacctttctctctaactgtgtaactctgtcaaaaaaaaaaagagagagagaatgtagatTTTTCCCTTTCCTTGTGACTCTAAAATCACAAATCCTGTCACTGAGTATTTTCAAATTGTGTTCCATGGAAACATCAAGGTTCAAGAAGTGGGATCTAAATGGAGTTCTAGGTACTTTAACCTAATCCTCACCTAGAGAAACTAGAGCGGCT containing:
- the PRPF3 gene encoding U4/U6 small nuclear ribonucleoprotein Prp3 isoform X2 translates to MLTKLQIKQMMEAATRQIEERKKQLSFISPPTPQPKTPSSSQPERLPIGNTIQPSQAATFMNDAIEKARKAAELQARIQAQLALKPGLIGNANMVGLANLHAMGIAPPKVELKDQTKPTPLILDEQGRTVDATGKEIELTHRMPTLKANIRAVKREQFKQQLKEKPSEDMESNTFFDPRVSIAPSQRQRRTFKFHDKGKFEKIAQRLRTKAQLEKLQAEISQAARKTGIHTSTRLALIAPKKELKEGDIPEIEWWDSYIIPNGFDLTEENPKREDYFGITNLVEHPAQLNPPVDNDTPVTLGVYLTKKEQKKLRRQTRREAQKELQEKVRLGLMPPPEPKVRISNLMRVLGTEAVQDPTKVEAHVRAQMAKRQKAHEEANAARKLTAEQRKVKKIKKLKEDISQGVHISVYRVRNLSNPAKKFKIEANAGQLYLTGVVVLHKDVNVVVVEGGPKAQKKFKRLMLHRIKWDEQTSNTKGDDDEESDEEAVKKTNKCVLVWEGTAKDRSFGEMKFKQCPTENMAREHFKKHGAEHYWDLALSESVLESTD